Within the Thermoanaerobaculales bacterium genome, the region TCGCTGGCCCACCGGACGAATGGCCGGCGGCGTGCCGGGACGCCCGCGGGCGCGGGGTTGATCTCGGCCCGCTCGAGTGCCCTGCGGAGTGAACGAGGAAAGACGTTGTAGCGCAGGCTTCCAGCCTGCCTTGTGGGTAGGCGTCCTGCCTGCAAGATTCCGGTGCGGGCGTGGATCCGGAAGCGGGCGCGTCAGTGCAGGCAATCGGGAACGGGGACGGGAACGGGAACGGGAACGCGGGCGAGCGGCGACCAATCCCCTTCCCCGCAGCCCCTACCCCCTCATCCTTCTCGACCTCGGAGGCCGAAGGCTGTAGAGTTGAGGCAACGCTCCAGCCGGAGGTGAGCCGTGCCGACGTTCGTCCTGATGACCCGCCTCGCGCCGGAGGCGGTCCGCGACGCCGAGGTCCGTCGGGCGATGGGACGGGCCTGGCTGAAGAAGGTCAAGGGCTTGTGCCCGGAGGTGCGCTGGATCGCCCACTACGCCATCCTCGGGCCCTACGACTTCATGGACATTTTCCACGCGCCCGACGCGGACGCCGCCGCCAAGGTGTCGCTGATCTCGCGCGCCGAGGGTGCGGTCAGCGCCGAGAGCTGGCAGGCGATGCCGTACGACGATTTCATCCGGCTGCTCGAGCAGGTCGAGCCATAGCCCCCGCCCACCCAGGGGATAGGATCTGGGGGCTGGGATCTGGGCCCGCCCGCTTCAGTGTTGTGGCGCAGGCAGCTCGCGTTGTGGCGCAGGCATCCTGCCTGCATCTTCCGTGTGGAGTCTGGTGCGGGAACAGGGGCACGCGGGGACCCCTATCCCCCAGATCCTAGATCCCAGATCCTGACGCAGGCGAAGTGTCGGGAGTGGGCGGAAGGTGCAGGGAGCAGACTCCCTCTCACTCCTCTTCGAACAGCCGGGGCTGGTCGTCGTCGCCGTCGACCGCCACGGGCTCGGCCGGCTCGGCGGGCTCGCCGGCGGCGCCGTCGGCCCGCACCCGGCGGACCCGCGCTACCGGCTTCGACGCCAGGCGGCGGCCGCGCGCGCCGACGCTGGTCAGCTCGAGCTCGGCGAGGTCGAAGGCGGCCCCGTGCAGCCGCTGCCGCTTCTTCGGCACGAAGTCGAGCTCGACGGTGTCGTTGCAGTCGCCGACGACGAGCAGGTCGACGCGGCCCTTGCGGTCCTTGATGAGCTCGTACTCGCGGTCGCGGATGAAGGCCTTGATGTGCACCTTCTTGGCGAAGGCGATGCGGTCGTTGTCGCGGTAGACGACGGTGAACGCCGCCCCTTGCTCGGGATCGAAGACTTGGCAGTGGATGACCCTGTCCGGGATCAGCACCTTGTCCTCGGGGCCCATGATCCGGTACGACCCGTCGCGCGAGATGAGCAGGATCTTGTCGTACTCGGAGACCGCCAGCTGGTGCCGGTCGCCCTTGACGCCGGTGCCGAAGAAGCCGTTGGTGGGGTCGTAGGCGACGCGCAGGTTGTGGCGCGACACCGCGCGCACGTCGACCGTCTCGAAGGTTGAGATCTCGGTGCGCCTCGGGTAGCGGCCGCCGTACGTCTCGATGAGGTGCTTGAGGTAGGCGATGGTGGTCGGCGTCAACCGGCGCAGCTTGCCTCGCACCTCCTTGATCGCCTTGACCGTGGTGTCGAGGTCGCGGCGGTTCTTGTCGAGGTCGAAGCGCGAGACCCGGCGGATCGGGATCGCGAGCAGCCGCTCGACGTCCTCGTCGCTGAGCGGGCGCTCGAGCCCCTTGAGGTGGGGCTTGAGCCCCTTGCGGACCTCGCTCTTCACCTGCTCCTCGGTGGTCGCTTCCTCGATCCGCTTGTACACCCGGTGCTCGATGAACAGCCGCTCGAGGTCGAGCCAGTGCTTCTTGGCCCCGAGCTGGTCGAGCTCGAGCTCGAGCTCGGCACGGATCGTCGCGCGGAGCTGGTCGGTGAGGAAGCAGAGGACCTCGCTGACCCCCAACTCGACCGGACGGCGGTCCTTGATCAGGACCATGTTGCAGGTCAGCGAGACCTCGCAGTCGGTGTGGGCGTAGAGCTGGGGGATGACCTCGTCCGCGTAGACGCCGCGCGCGAGGCCGATCTCGATCTCGACCTTGCCGGTGGTGAAGTCGTCGATCGAGCCGATCTTGACCTTGCCCTTCTGGGCCGCGCTCTCGATCGAGGCGATCAGGCTCTCGGTGGTGGTGCCGAAGGGGATCTCGCGGATCACGACCGTCTTGTCGTCCTTGCGTTCGATGCGCGCGCGGACCTTGACCTTGCCGAGGCCGTCGTTGTACTCGCCGACGTCGGCGATGCCGCCGGTGGGGAAGTCGGGGTGAAGCTGCATCGGCCGGTTCTCGAGGACCGCGATCTGAGCCTCGAGCAGCTCGACGAAGTTGTGGGGAAGGATCCGAGTCGACATGCCGACCGCGATCCCCTCGGCGCCGAGCAGGAGCACCACCGGGAGCTTGACCGGGAGCACCACCGGCTCGACGCTGCGCCCGTCATAGCTCGGCCGGAACTCGGTCAGCGCCTTGCGGAACAGGGTCTCCTTGGCGAGGTCCGTGAGCCGGCACTCGATGTAGCGGGGCGCGGCCGCATCGTGGCCGGTGACGACGTTGCCGAAGTTGCCCTGGCGCTCGATGAAGTACTCCTTGTTGGCGAGGGTCACGAGGGCGTCCCCGATCGAGGCGTCGCCGTGCGGGTGGAGCTTCATGGTGTCGCCGATGACGTTGGCGACCTTGTGGAAGCTGCCGTCGTCCAGCTTGGCCAGCGTGGCGAGGATCCGGCGCTGGACCGGCTTGAGCCCGTCGCGAATGTCGGGGATC harbors:
- a CDS encoding GYD domain-containing protein, with product MPTFVLMTRLAPEAVRDAEVRRAMGRAWLKKVKGLCPEVRWIAHYAILGPYDFMDIFHAPDADAAAKVSLISRAEGAVSAESWQAMPYDDFIRLLEQVEP
- a CDS encoding DNA topoisomerase IV subunit A — encoded protein: MTRLEPLMGENFIQYASYVIVDRAIPDIRDGLKPVQRRILATLAKLDDGSFHKVANVIGDTMKLHPHGDASIGDALVTLANKEYFIERQGNFGNVVTGHDAAAPRYIECRLTDLAKETLFRKALTEFRPSYDGRSVEPVVLPVKLPVVLLLGAEGIAVGMSTRILPHNFVELLEAQIAVLENRPMQLHPDFPTGGIADVGEYNDGLGKVKVRARIERKDDKTVVIREIPFGTTTESLIASIESAAQKGKVKIGSIDDFTTGKVEIEIGLARGVYADEVIPQLYAHTDCEVSLTCNMVLIKDRRPVELGVSEVLCFLTDQLRATIRAELELELDQLGAKKHWLDLERLFIEHRVYKRIEEATTEEQVKSEVRKGLKPHLKGLERPLSDEDVERLLAIPIRRVSRFDLDKNRRDLDTTVKAIKEVRGKLRRLTPTTIAYLKHLIETYGGRYPRRTEISTFETVDVRAVSRHNLRVAYDPTNGFFGTGVKGDRHQLAVSEYDKILLISRDGSYRIMGPEDKVLIPDRVIHCQVFDPEQGAAFTVVYRDNDRIAFAKKVHIKAFIRDREYELIKDRKGRVDLLVVGDCNDTVELDFVPKKRQRLHGAAFDLAELELTSVGARGRRLASKPVARVRRVRADGAAGEPAEPAEPVAVDGDDDQPRLFEEE